One stretch of Tribolium castaneum strain GA2 chromosome 5, icTriCast1.1, whole genome shotgun sequence DNA includes these proteins:
- the neb gene encoding kinesin-like protein KIF14 — translation MALPLPSTPKTPFTTPKKVRSMRTPTVAENSEGFVAPTTPRNLATPKSNRAANTPECFSTVTLETPNSALKRRSSKEKFDRVSNLTVAVRIRPMNSRELACVGAANVVKVRNQELVIRSNPLGNSAMSLDHVFQYDHIFWSCDESDSLYSSQEDVFTTVGQPLLNSAFRGYNACLFAYGQTGSGKSFSMMGPTTCDVVDIDSEFSGITPRFCRELFERVSELSPQSSVSVEVSYFEIYNEKIHDLLAISNSASKTPLKVREHPEWGPYVVDLSVHNVKSYKELRNWLLLGNKNRATAATTMNEKSSRSHSIFSIELCLTEGLGENDSSRRSKVSLIDLAGSERLVGSHNSDEKIRQGVSINKSLLTLGKVISALADQKKNQFVPYRDSVLTWLLKESLGGNSLTCMLATITPANTHLDETLATLRYACQARTIVNRARINENPHDRLIRELKSEVQRLKALKQDYERHSLLNSSFTQANVSNSEELDELRGKLQQAEEKLLSAEDSWKQRFMESTKLQLKELAESEKRREELESKVRIMNTVDTNLDISLYKTNFLEKLEDVLTDESVDECQNLDRIVDYCYKNNLLCTFTSSTVTVLDTGRRKQTVVLLKDVNKVNNFGDIGEFLQNLTWTEVKKDSKKLSKSEVRSSINQIYQILNSLQPSDNDNNLNLLFAKVNKSLQAFEAGLLHNLTRCNSQKTVSFNL, via the exons ATGGCTTTACCATTGCCCTCGACTCCCAAAACTCCATTCACAACGCCAAAGAAAGTGCGTTCCATGCGCACCCCCACTGTTGCTGAAAATTCGGAGGGTTTTGTGGCCCCCACAACCCCACGCAATCTCGCGACCCCCAAATCAAACAGGGCCGCAAATACCCCAGAATGCTTCAGTACCGTGACCCTCGAGACCCCAAATTCGGCCCTGAAGCGACGAAGCAGCAAAGAGAAATTCGACAGAGTGAGTAATTTAACAGTTGCTGTGCGGATTCGCCCCATGAACTCGCGCGAATTGGCATGTGTGGGGGCTGCCAATGTCGTCAAAGTGCGAAACCAGGAGTTGGTCATTCGGTCCAACCCTCTGGGCAACTCCGCAATGAGTCTTGACCATGTCTTTCAATACGACCACATTTTCTGGTCGTGTGACGAGAGCGATTCGTTGTATTCGAGCCAGGAGGATGTTTTCACCACCGTCGGACAGCCCCTCTTGAATAGCGCCTTCAGGGGGTACAACGCGTGTCTTTTCGCGTACGGGCAAACCGGCTCGGGGAAAAGCTTCAGTATGATGGGGCCCACCACCTGTGACGTTGTCGATATTGACTCGGAGTTCTCCGGCATTACGCCACGGTTTTGCCGCGAGTTGTTTGAGAGGGTATCAGAGTTGAGTCCGCAATCGTCGGTTTCGGTGGAAGTTAgctattttgaaatttacaaCGAGAAAATTCACGATTTACTTGCCATCTCAAATTCGGCGAGTAAAACGCCCCTGAAAGTGAGGGAACACCCGGAGTGGGGGCCCTACGTTGTCGATTTGAGTGTTCATAACGTCAAGTCGTACAAGGAGCTGCGAAATTGGCTGCTTTTGGGGAACAAAAATCGGGCAACAGCTGCGACCACAATGAACGAAAAGTCGTCACGATCTCACAGCATTTTCTCGATTGAGTTGTGTCTAACTGAAGGGCTCGGAGAAAATGATAGCAGTCGGAGGAGCAAAGTTAGTTTAATTGATTTAGCAGGGAGTGAGAGACTTGTAGGCTCGCACAATAGTGATGAAAAAATTCGGCAAGGTGTTAGCATCAACAAGTCACTTTTGACACTTGGAAAAGTCATCTCGGCTTTAGCCGATCAGAAGAAAAATCAATTCGTGCCATACAGAGATTCGGTCCTGACGTGGTTATTAAAG gaaagtttAGGTGGCAATTCATTAACTTGCATGTTGGCGACCATAACACCGGCAAATACGCATCTGGACGAAACTTTGGCCACTTTACGGTACGCCTGTCAAGCACGCACGATCGTGAATCGCGCCAGAATCAACGAAAACCCGCACGATCGCCTAATTCGCGAATTGAAGTCTGAAGTGCAAAGACTGAAGGCCTTGAAGCAGGACTACGAACGGCACTCGCTGCTCAATTCATCGTTTACTCAAGCCAATGTTAGCAACAGCGAAGAGTTGGATGAATTGAGAGGCAAGTTGCAGCAAGCTGAGGAAAAATTGCTCAGTGCTGAAGACAGCTGGAAGCAGAGATTCATGGAGAGTACAAAACTGCAGCTGAAGGAGTTGGCAGAGTCGGAGAAACGTCGCGAAGAGTTGGAATCGAAAGTGCGAATAATGAACACCGTTGACACTAACTTGGACATCTCCCTTTacaaaacgaattttttggaaaaattggaAGATGTGCTTACAGATGAGTCTGTAGATGAGTGCCAAAATCTCGATCGGATTGTTGATTATTGTTATAAGAATAATTTGCTGTGTACGTTCACTTCATCAACGGTGACAGTTTTGGACACTGGTAGAAGAAAGCAAActgttgttttgttaaaagatgTCAACAAAGTAAACAACTTTGGGGATATTGgcgaatttttacaaaatttaacgTGGACGGAGGTCAAAAAGGACTCGAAAAAATTGTCCAAGAGTGAAGTTAGGTCGTCAATAAACCAAATTTATCAGA
- the shv gene encoding dnaJ homolog shv, with amino-acid sequence MNVNSVPVLLLLTFISVTSVLAGRDFYKILGVSKSASLHEIKKAYRRLAKELHPDKNQEDPEASQKFQDLGAAYEVLSDEEKRKKYDRCGEDCLQKDGMMDSGMDPFASFFGDFGFPFGGGEQKHETPRGADVVMDIAVTLEDLYSGTFIEITRNKPVMRAAKGTRKCNCRQEMITRNLGPGRFQMMQQTVCDECPNVKLVNEERVLEMEVEPGMVDGQETKFTAEGEPHLDGDPGDLILKIKTQPHPVFERRGDDLYTNITISLQDALVGFTMELQHLDGHMVSISRDKITWPNARIRKKGEGMPNYDNNNLHGNLFITFDVEFPKQELSDDDKEAIKKILNQSSRNKVYNGLRGF; translated from the exons atgaACGTGAACTCTGTGCCCGTCTTGCTTTTACTGACTTTCATTTCGGTAACCTCAGTTCTAGCAGGGCGAGACTTTTACAAAATACTGGGTGTCTCAAAAAGCGCCAGTTTGCACGAAATCAAAAAGGCCTATCGTCGCCTAGCCAAAGAGCTGCACCCTGACAAGAACCAGGAAGATCCGGAAGCCTCCCAAAAATTCCAGGACCTGGGGGCCGCCTACGAAGTCCTCTCAGACGAGGAAAAACGCAAGAAGTATGATAGATGCGGGGAGGACTGTCTCCAGAAAGACGGGATGATGGACAGTGGGATGGACCCCTTCGCCAGCTTCTTCGGCGACTTCGGGTTCCCCTTCGGGGGCGGCGAACAGAAGCACGAGACTCCGAGAGGCGCTGACGTGGTGATGGACATCGCCGTGACCTTGGAGGATTTATATTCGGGCACTTTTATCGAAATTACGCGGAATAAGCCGGTGATGAGGGCGGCCAAAGGCACCAGGAAGTGCAACTGCCGGCAAGAGATGATCACGCGGAATCTGGGGCCCGGGAGGTTCCAGATGATGCAGCAGACGGTGTGCGACGAGTGTCCGAACGTTAAGCTAGTCAATGAGGAGCGCGTTTTGGAGATGGAAGTGGAGCCGGGGATGGTTGATGGGCAAGAAACGAAGTTTACGGCTGAGGGGGAGCCCCATTTAGATGGGGACCCTGGCGATTTGATACTTAAGATAAAGACGCAGCCGCATCCCGTTTTTGAGCGCAGAGGGGACGATCTGTACACTAACATCACGATTAGTTTACAA GACGCCCTTGTGGGGTTCACTATGGAACTCCAGCATCTGGATGGTCACATGGTTTCGATAAGTAGGGACAAAATCACTTGGCCCAATGCCAGGATAAGGAAGAAAGGAGAAGGCATGCCAAACtatgataataataacttgcatgggaatttatttattacatttgaTGTAGAGTTCCCCAAACAAGAATTATCAGATGATGACAAAGAAG CTATCAAGAAAATTCTAAATCAGAGCTCAAGAAACAAAGTTTATAATGGACTAAGagggttttaa
- the LOC103313105 gene encoding zinc finger protein 239: MAQPLCTLCECPVETLHFDLRQSVSNDTRTPLLMLLQDCAEEEFCITNYFVCEMCYRLLNELDSIKVRARNIENKFKQYLRKHCPNKNYIEREASNKSEECTMCGQKIPGASFKDHLKTHDLETGFNIDDLSSVSEIQSTLDLFTKEAGSESVKKKQKDGTDPKPYKCTQCSKTWKTPTELKNHMSAHSKERPYICEICGQAYKRQQALTIHVGMHKGINPFTCVYCNKSFTQKGALMRHTPIHTGELPFQCDTCGKRFVHHTSFNIHKITHTGQKPYKCDVCGFLLISASHLKRHMRVHTGEKKFSCGTCGKKFAEKYNLAVHEKLHLGVSKKKTYQCQICDNVYNGQMKLEEHLLSVHHKVHPTDPLSLP; the protein is encoded by the exons ATGGCTCAACCACTGTGCACGTTGTGCGAGTGTCCTGTCGAAACTCTGCACTTCGATCTCCGACAATCGGTCTCCAACGATACAAGAACCCCTCTGTTGATGTTGCTCCAAGACTGCGCTGAGGAAGAGTTTTGCATAACAAATTATTTCGTTTGCGAGATGTGTTATCGCCTCCTGAATGAACTAGACAGTATTAAAGTTAGAGCAAGGAACATCGAAAACAAGTTTAAACAATATTTGCGTAAACACTGCCCCAACAAAAACTACATTGAACGAGAAGCGAGCAATAAAAGCGAGGAATGCACAATGTGTGGTCAAAAAATCCCCGGTGCGAGTTTCAAGGATCACCTGAAGACGCATGATTTGGAGACAGGTTTTAATATTGATGATCTCAGTTCGGTGTCTGAGATTCAGTCCACGCTGGATTTGTTTACGAAAGAAGCGGGAAGTGAAAGTGTGAAGAAAAAACAGAAGGATGGGACGGATCCAAAACCCTATAAATGTACTCAGTGTTCCAAAACCTGGAAAACGCCAACGGAACTGAAAAATCACATGTCGGCGCATAGCAAGGAACGTCCCTACATTTGCGAAATTTGTGGCCAGGCGTACAAGCGCCAACAAGCTTTAACAATCCACGTAGGGATGCACAAAGGGATCAATCCCTTCACGTGTGTCTACTGCAACAAATCATTCACGCAGAAGGGGGCTTTGATGAGGCACACACCCATCCACACAG GGGAACTACCGTTTCAATGTGATACGTGTGGTAAAAGATTCGTTCACCACACCTCCTTCAATATTCATAAAATCACTCACACTGGGCAAAAACCGTACAAATGTGACGTCTGTGGCTTTTTGCTGATATCAGCGTCACACCTTAAAAGACACATGAGGGTGCATACTGGCGAGAAGAAATTTTCTTGTGGCACTTGTGGGAAAAAGTTTGCGGAAAAGTACAACTTGGCTGTTCATGAAAAACTGCATTTGGGGGTTtccaagaagaaaacatacCA gtgcCAGATTTGTGATAATGTGTACAACGGTCAAATGAAACTAGAGGAGCATCTGCTCAGTGTCCACCACAAGGTGCACCCAACAGACCCATTATCATTACCATAA
- the LOC662511 gene encoding uncharacterized protein LOC662511 isoform X1: MFAMVMVTSNAVNKSSKNGFLSTTILASNGMETKERRWRVPSIFWLPLIIFAALLFVMDVFQTQYTIVPARIQIGEEFGSELKGFLIKTPGCRIPFMDPFDPSITKFIHKEKQPVCNDGIPPLFDSNMTSIFLLNSSVANYTDQDVSAIQCCYQPFYRQEPKGNDGDSSIKFEKRCISFNISAKISHEFIKVMCKVNKVSIYTDFFSFVPIKTLKKNTVERRLNVLVVGIDAVSRLNFHRQMPTTVDYLLRNMSAVELLGYNKVGDNTFPNLIPVLTGLSEKTLEYVCWNDDNKKRFDACPFIWKNFKAKGFVTSFGEDSSWMGIFNYMRKGFWKQPTDYMWGAFNRISENQIGNSHNMNVEECVGAREVYKVFLDYITNFVKTMAQEQLPYFAFYWGASLTHDYLNKPNLGDPNYYNFFKNLHENGHLNSTVLIVMSDHGIRWGDIRQTFQGQMEERLPFVFMVLPDWYKRQYQEAYSNLVKNTRRLTTPYDLHETLKDLLNPFALTHDFLQSRYRNVSRGYSLFNEISPKRTCESAQIASHWCTCQQSIEIERNNSLVVEAANYAVDYMNFQLEGYAQCSNLTLESINDARIMTHEEHITNGNEVKDYMIIIETVPGNGVFEVTLRSTVGGQRANHFEVMGTISRLNLYGKQSACITDFHLKLYCYCKNLLGD; encoded by the exons ATGTTTGCTATGGTGATGGTGACATCAAATGCAGTGAATAAATCTTCCAAAAACGGATTTCTATCTACCACCAT ACTTGCATCGAATGGCATGGAAACCAAGGAACGCCGATGGAGAGTGCCATCGATATTCTGGCTCCCTCTCATCATTTTCGCCGCTTTACTCTTCGTGATGGACGTCTTCCAAACCCAATACACAATAGTCCCCGCCCGAATCCAAATCGGGGAAGAGTTCGGGTCAGAACTGAAGGGCTTTTTGATCAAAACCCCCGGTTGTCGCATACCCTTCATGGACCCTTTCGACCCCAGCATCACCAAGTTCATCCACAAAGAAAAACAACCAGTTTGTAACGACGGCATTCCGCCTTTATTCGACTCCAATATGACTTCGATCTTTTTACTTAACTCTTCAGTGGCCAATTACACCGACCAGGACGTCAGTGCGATCCAGTGCTGCTACCAGCCCTTCTACAGACAAGAGCCAAAGGGCAACGACGGCGACAGCAGCATCAAATTTGAGAAAAGATGCATTTCGTTCAATATTAGCGCGAAAATTAGCCACGAATTCATCAAAGTCATGTGCAAAGTCAACAAGGTCTCCATCTACACCGACTTTTTCTCATTTGTGCCAATCAAAACCCTGAAGAAAAACACAGTGGAGAGGAGATTAAATGTTCTGGTTGTGGGGATCGATGCAGTCTCGCGCCTAAATTTCCACAGGCAGATGCCCACAACTGTGGACTATTTGTTGCGAAATATGTCGGCAGTGGAGCTACTAGGCTATAACAAAGTTGGTGACAATACTTTTCCCAATCTGATCCCGGTTTTGACCGGCCTGTCGGAAAAAACACTAGAGTATGTGTGCTGGAACGACGATAATAAGAAGCGATTTGACGCTTGCCCTTTCATTTGGAAGAATTTCAAGGCAAAGGGCTTTGTAACGTCATTCGGAGAAGACTCCTCCTGGATGGGGATCTTTAATTACATGAGGAAGGGTTTCTGGAAACAACCCACGGATTACATGTGGGGTGCTTTCAACCGAATTTCCGAAAACCAGATCGGCAACTCGCACAATATGAACGTGGAAGAGTGCGTCGGTGCTAGAGAAGTGTACAAAGTTTTCTTAGACTACAtaacaaattttgtcaaaacgaTGGCTCAGGAGCAACTTCCCTACTTTGCGTTCTATTGGGGCGCAAGTCTCACGCACGATTACCTGAACAAGCCAAATTTGGGCGACCCAAACTattacaacttttttaaaaatttgcacgAGAACGGTCACTTGAACAGCACTGTTTTGATCGTGATGAGCGACCATGGGATTCGCTGGGGCGACATCAGACAGACGTTCCAAGGCCAGATGGAGGAAAGACTCCCTTTCGTTTTCATGGTACTGCCAGACTGGTACAAAAGACAATACCAAGAAGCCTATAGCAACCTAGTGAAAAATACCAGACGCTTGACCACTCCGTACGACCTGCACGAGACCCTGAAAGACCTCCTGAACCCGTTCGCCCTGACTCATGACTTCCTGCAAAGCAGGTACCGCAATGTTTCGCGTGGGTACAGTTTGTTTAACGAGATTAGCCCGAAACGGACGTGCGAAAGCGCCCAAATCGCAAGTCACTGGTGCACGTGCCAGCAGAGCATCGAAATAGAGAGGAATAACTCGCTGGTGGTCGAAGCTGCGAATTATGCGGTCGATTACATGAATTTCCAGCTGGAGGGGTACGCTCAGTGCTCGAATTTGACGCTCGAGAGCATTAACGATGCCAGAATAATGACGCACGAGGAACACATCACAAATGGGAACGAAGTGAAGGACTACATGATTATTATCGAAACTGTGCCTGGGAACGGGGTGTTCGAAGTCACGCTTCGGAGCACAGTCGGGGGGCAAAGAGCCAACCATTTTGAAGTCATGGGCACAATTAGTCGACTAAATTTATACGGGAAACAAAGTGCTTGTATTACCGATTTTCATTTGAAGTTGTATTGttactgtaaaaatttgttaggTGACTGA
- the mRpL3 gene encoding large ribosomal subunit protein uL3m, giving the protein MALALSTTVKLLEDKLLSLTISCMSVRERHKLNPPPKLRNPTWFTQKNRVSFTDPLTTENQEFLKEVVQDQCNNISSEKPKDLDVVWRPGLQRTGVIARKIGIYPMWLKNGKKISTTLLQVLDNQVIKYYTPESYNPPRPRAGRVSNRKGCLLLGAEQGDPSEFTREYCGIFKDSGVIPKKTLARFFVSPDAALPPGTSISALHFCVGNYVDVRGLTIDRGFQGVMKRHGFKGMPASHGVTKTHRRGGNIGGGGEKGRVWPGTKMPGHMGNRYRILRALKIWRINTKYNVLYVSGQNIPGATNSIVYIYDTKVVTKRHTEPVPFPTYWGGEEVPENIYDKELHEFGEPSIVFKEQ; this is encoded by the exons atggctCTTGCATTGTCTACCACCGTTAAGTTGTTAGAGGACAAGTTGCTCTCGTTGAC CATTTCTTGCATGTCTGTGAGGGAGCGACATAAATTGAACCCTCCGCCAAAACTACGAAACCCGACTTGgtttactcaaaaaaatcgagtc TCGTTCACTGACCCCCTCACCACCGAAAACCAAGAGTTCCTGAAAGAGGTGGTTCAAGACCAATGCAACAATATCTCAAGTGAAAAACCCAAAGATTTAGATGTAGTCTGGCGTCCGGGTCTGCAAAGGACCGGCGTGATAGCGCGCAAAATCGGGATTTATCCCATGTGGTTAAAAAACGGTAAAAAAATCTCGACCACATTATTACAAGTTTTGGACAACCAAGTCATTAAATATTACACGCCTGAAAGTTACAATCCTCCCCGACCACGTGCTGGGCGGGTTTCCAACAGAAAGGGGTGCCTCCTACTGGGGGCTGAACAAGGGGACCCGTCAGAGTTCACGCGGGAGTattgtggaatttttaaagacTCGGGGGTTATTCCGAAAAAAACATTAGCTCGGTTTTTTGTCAGCCCTGATGCGGCTCTACCTCCAGGCACCTCAATTAGCGCTCTCCACTTCTGCGTTGGTAATTATGTGGACGTCCGGGGGCTCAC aaTCGACCGCGGCTTCCAGGGTGTGATGAAACGCCACGGTTTCAAAGGAATGCCGGCATCCCACGGTGTGACGAAAACTCACCGCCGTGGGGGTAACATTGGAGGTGGTGGAGAGAAAGGTCGCGTGTGGCCTGGTACTAAGATGCCAGGCCATATGGGCAACCGGTATCGCATACTTAGAGCACTCAAAATTTGGAGGATTAATACCAAGTATAATGTCTTGTACGTGTCTGGACAGAATATTCCAGGAGCAACAAACTCAATTGTGTATATTTATGATACAAAAGTTGTTACTAAACGACACACGGAACCAGTACCGTTTCCCACTTACTGGGGAGGAGAGGAGGTGCCCGAAAATATCTACGATAAGGAATTGCACGAATTTGGAGAACCTTCAATTGTTTTCAAAgaacagtaa
- the LOC662511 gene encoding uncharacterized protein LOC662511 isoform X2, with the protein METKERRWRVPSIFWLPLIIFAALLFVMDVFQTQYTIVPARIQIGEEFGSELKGFLIKTPGCRIPFMDPFDPSITKFIHKEKQPVCNDGIPPLFDSNMTSIFLLNSSVANYTDQDVSAIQCCYQPFYRQEPKGNDGDSSIKFEKRCISFNISAKISHEFIKVMCKVNKVSIYTDFFSFVPIKTLKKNTVERRLNVLVVGIDAVSRLNFHRQMPTTVDYLLRNMSAVELLGYNKVGDNTFPNLIPVLTGLSEKTLEYVCWNDDNKKRFDACPFIWKNFKAKGFVTSFGEDSSWMGIFNYMRKGFWKQPTDYMWGAFNRISENQIGNSHNMNVEECVGAREVYKVFLDYITNFVKTMAQEQLPYFAFYWGASLTHDYLNKPNLGDPNYYNFFKNLHENGHLNSTVLIVMSDHGIRWGDIRQTFQGQMEERLPFVFMVLPDWYKRQYQEAYSNLVKNTRRLTTPYDLHETLKDLLNPFALTHDFLQSRYRNVSRGYSLFNEISPKRTCESAQIASHWCTCQQSIEIERNNSLVVEAANYAVDYMNFQLEGYAQCSNLTLESINDARIMTHEEHITNGNEVKDYMIIIETVPGNGVFEVTLRSTVGGQRANHFEVMGTISRLNLYGKQSACITDFHLKLYCYCKNLLGD; encoded by the coding sequence ATGGAAACCAAGGAACGCCGATGGAGAGTGCCATCGATATTCTGGCTCCCTCTCATCATTTTCGCCGCTTTACTCTTCGTGATGGACGTCTTCCAAACCCAATACACAATAGTCCCCGCCCGAATCCAAATCGGGGAAGAGTTCGGGTCAGAACTGAAGGGCTTTTTGATCAAAACCCCCGGTTGTCGCATACCCTTCATGGACCCTTTCGACCCCAGCATCACCAAGTTCATCCACAAAGAAAAACAACCAGTTTGTAACGACGGCATTCCGCCTTTATTCGACTCCAATATGACTTCGATCTTTTTACTTAACTCTTCAGTGGCCAATTACACCGACCAGGACGTCAGTGCGATCCAGTGCTGCTACCAGCCCTTCTACAGACAAGAGCCAAAGGGCAACGACGGCGACAGCAGCATCAAATTTGAGAAAAGATGCATTTCGTTCAATATTAGCGCGAAAATTAGCCACGAATTCATCAAAGTCATGTGCAAAGTCAACAAGGTCTCCATCTACACCGACTTTTTCTCATTTGTGCCAATCAAAACCCTGAAGAAAAACACAGTGGAGAGGAGATTAAATGTTCTGGTTGTGGGGATCGATGCAGTCTCGCGCCTAAATTTCCACAGGCAGATGCCCACAACTGTGGACTATTTGTTGCGAAATATGTCGGCAGTGGAGCTACTAGGCTATAACAAAGTTGGTGACAATACTTTTCCCAATCTGATCCCGGTTTTGACCGGCCTGTCGGAAAAAACACTAGAGTATGTGTGCTGGAACGACGATAATAAGAAGCGATTTGACGCTTGCCCTTTCATTTGGAAGAATTTCAAGGCAAAGGGCTTTGTAACGTCATTCGGAGAAGACTCCTCCTGGATGGGGATCTTTAATTACATGAGGAAGGGTTTCTGGAAACAACCCACGGATTACATGTGGGGTGCTTTCAACCGAATTTCCGAAAACCAGATCGGCAACTCGCACAATATGAACGTGGAAGAGTGCGTCGGTGCTAGAGAAGTGTACAAAGTTTTCTTAGACTACAtaacaaattttgtcaaaacgaTGGCTCAGGAGCAACTTCCCTACTTTGCGTTCTATTGGGGCGCAAGTCTCACGCACGATTACCTGAACAAGCCAAATTTGGGCGACCCAAACTattacaacttttttaaaaatttgcacgAGAACGGTCACTTGAACAGCACTGTTTTGATCGTGATGAGCGACCATGGGATTCGCTGGGGCGACATCAGACAGACGTTCCAAGGCCAGATGGAGGAAAGACTCCCTTTCGTTTTCATGGTACTGCCAGACTGGTACAAAAGACAATACCAAGAAGCCTATAGCAACCTAGTGAAAAATACCAGACGCTTGACCACTCCGTACGACCTGCACGAGACCCTGAAAGACCTCCTGAACCCGTTCGCCCTGACTCATGACTTCCTGCAAAGCAGGTACCGCAATGTTTCGCGTGGGTACAGTTTGTTTAACGAGATTAGCCCGAAACGGACGTGCGAAAGCGCCCAAATCGCAAGTCACTGGTGCACGTGCCAGCAGAGCATCGAAATAGAGAGGAATAACTCGCTGGTGGTCGAAGCTGCGAATTATGCGGTCGATTACATGAATTTCCAGCTGGAGGGGTACGCTCAGTGCTCGAATTTGACGCTCGAGAGCATTAACGATGCCAGAATAATGACGCACGAGGAACACATCACAAATGGGAACGAAGTGAAGGACTACATGATTATTATCGAAACTGTGCCTGGGAACGGGGTGTTCGAAGTCACGCTTCGGAGCACAGTCGGGGGGCAAAGAGCCAACCATTTTGAAGTCATGGGCACAATTAGTCGACTAAATTTATACGGGAAACAAAGTGCTTGTATTACCGATTTTCATTTGAAGTTGTATTGttactgtaaaaatttgttaggTGACTGA